A stretch of Corallococcus macrosporus DNA encodes these proteins:
- a CDS encoding S41 family peptidase, producing MHLFLLVGGLLTAAPSPYLDSKTTGAAYCYDPASPVLRQAYRGPKPTPATPMDSAALAEDIRFLHRLLSTTYSGWPELLAHRTFEPDAFFEDWAAKVAASGPTVSFQDGVLTPTLAVREALTDNHFGPSGFLSMLREEPRLSFREYQADAPPGFTLASCDASTVTGAQADTLRVAPVLKPDGSRGQRLTVSARGGGDTRTLRCGDTSLPLTVRPPRPALQFAPKDTYTYEPKGDVGIITIRRFSGPPEAEAGLRQFVADAPKHRKHKLLVFDLRGNSGGDDGYVYQWLDTMVRGPWFSSGEVWMHGAFYPCFLWNSRVQRQAMDGRLDTPEAKAERDALHAKWPVTPEPSRPVFDSGRVEGHAKTPFTGRIVVLVDRDSSSSGESGAYALHRATGAPMVGERTGGFLTYGNAPSFVLPRTGFAWVVPTKRNYFAEPVEGVGHAVQVYLDAEELGRPVTELLPRLRKLP from the coding sequence CCACGCCGGCCACGCCCATGGACAGCGCCGCGCTGGCCGAGGACATCCGCTTCCTGCACCGGCTCCTGAGCACCACGTACTCCGGATGGCCGGAGCTGCTGGCGCACCGCACGTTTGAGCCGGATGCCTTCTTCGAGGACTGGGCCGCGAAGGTGGCCGCGTCCGGGCCCACTGTGTCCTTCCAGGACGGCGTGCTCACGCCGACCCTCGCCGTGCGCGAGGCGCTGACGGACAACCACTTCGGCCCGTCCGGTTTCTTGAGCATGCTGCGCGAGGAGCCACGGCTCTCCTTCCGCGAGTACCAGGCCGACGCGCCTCCGGGATTCACGCTGGCGTCCTGCGACGCGAGCACCGTGACGGGCGCGCAGGCGGACACGCTGCGGGTGGCGCCGGTGCTGAAGCCGGATGGCTCCAGGGGACAGCGGCTCACCGTGTCCGCGCGCGGCGGCGGGGACACCCGGACACTCCGGTGCGGCGACACGTCGTTGCCGCTGACGGTCCGGCCTCCGCGTCCGGCCCTTCAGTTCGCGCCGAAGGACACCTATACGTACGAGCCGAAGGGCGACGTGGGCATCATCACCATCCGCCGCTTCTCCGGCCCGCCGGAAGCGGAGGCCGGGCTGCGCCAGTTCGTCGCGGACGCGCCGAAGCACCGCAAGCACAAGCTGCTGGTGTTCGACCTGCGCGGCAACAGCGGCGGTGACGACGGCTACGTGTACCAGTGGCTGGACACGATGGTGCGCGGGCCGTGGTTCTCCTCCGGCGAGGTGTGGATGCACGGCGCGTTCTACCCGTGCTTCCTCTGGAACTCGCGCGTGCAGCGGCAGGCGATGGATGGCCGGCTGGACACGCCGGAGGCGAAGGCGGAGCGCGACGCCCTGCACGCGAAGTGGCCCGTGACGCCGGAGCCCTCGCGGCCCGTGTTCGACAGCGGCCGCGTGGAGGGCCACGCGAAGACGCCCTTCACGGGGCGCATCGTGGTGCTGGTGGATCGGGACTCTTCGTCGTCGGGAGAGAGCGGCGCCTACGCCCTGCACCGGGCGACCGGCGCGCCGATGGTGGGCGAGCGCACGGGTGGTTTCCTCACCTACGGCAACGCCCCCAGCTTCGTCCTGCCGCGCACGGGTTTCGCGTGGGTGGTGCCCACCAAGCGCAATTATTTCGCCGAACCCGTGGAGGGCGTGGGACACGCGGTGCAGGTGTACCTGGACGCGGAGGAGCTGGGGCGCCCGGTGACGGAGCTGCTGCCCCGCCTGCGCAAGCTGCCGTGA